A genomic region of Gossypium hirsutum isolate 1008001.06 chromosome D01, Gossypium_hirsutum_v2.1, whole genome shotgun sequence contains the following coding sequences:
- the LOC107917144 gene encoding BRI1 kinase inhibitor 1, whose protein sequence is MDTYQQPDESKVKEEIREGSSILSSPVSTPSTSPSHEFSFTVSLHSSSNYKTNTPSSIAVDLSPADDLFFHGHLLPLHLLSHLPVSPRSSTNSLDGFNVPPKELVDDPKPVKPTSKSDSNISHHHHQRHTVEEAKVKNKSKSFSLFSLPRRQKGVREKEDKEKHGKKNMRLDLSNALKRYMRMIRPLLFFTGKREKKLHHHTQAYSFSGNLSLRNKKSELRGRKRDYYSAPASMRTSPTNSGLLVATTGSTSDSTIEELQAAIQSAIAHCKNSFKGG, encoded by the coding sequence ATGGATACTTATCAGCAACCTGATGAAAGCAAAGTAAAGGAGGAAATAAGAGAAGGGTCATCCATATTATCCTCCCCTGTTTCAACACCTTCAACCTCTCCTTCTCATGAATTCTCCTTCACAGTCTCTCTCCACTCTTCCTCCAATTATAAAACCAATACCCCATCTTCAATCGCCGTCGATTTGTCTCCGGCTGATGACCTTTTCTTTCATGGCCATTTGCTCCCTCTTCATCTCCTTTCTCACCTCCCTGTCTCCCCACGTTCATCCACCAATTCATTGGACGGCTTCAACGTTCCACCAAAAGAGTTGGTTGATGATCCAAAACCCGTAAAACCCACCAGCAAAAGCGATAGCAATATcagtcatcatcatcatcaacgcCACACCGTTGAAGAAGCAAAAGTGAAGAACAAGTCAAAGTCTTTCTCTTTGTTTAGTTTACCAAGGCGGCAAAAAGGGGTTAGAGAAAAAGAAGATAAAGAGAAACATGGCAAGAAAAATATGAGATTGGATTTGAGTAATGCGTTAAAGAGGTACATGAGGATGATTCGGCCATTGTTGTTCTTCACAggaaagagagagaagaaactccATCACCATACACAAGCTTACTCATTTTCAGGTAATTTGAGTTTGAGAAACAAAAAATCAGAGTTGAGAGGAAGGAAAAGAGACTATTATTCAGCTCCTGCTTCAATGAGGACATCTCCTACAAATAGTGGTCTTCTTGTTGCAACCACAGGGTCAACCAGTGATAGCACCATCGAAGAGTTGCAGGCTGCAATTCAATCTGCAATTGCTCATTGCAAGAACTCCTTTAAAGGGGGATGA